A DNA window from Fibrobacterota bacterium contains the following coding sequences:
- the plsY gene encoding glycerol-3-phosphate 1-O-acyltransferase PlsY — protein MDSAPARIAASLVAAYFLGALAPALWMARLHGVDIFKVGSGNPGMTNVWRSLGWKPALPVALLDAGKGFLAVWLAVRLTGSPAWGLAAGVVAVLSHSFTCFARFRGGKGVLTSFGVFLYFAPISALVCLGVWTLIVLRTRYVSLGSIVAALVLPFGILAEARLRQNPDLYPVLAVGTAVSAFVLYRHRSNMTRLLRGTENKIGSRTV, from the coding sequence ATGGACTCTGCACCCGCGCGCATCGCCGCCTCCCTCGTCGCCGCCTACTTCCTGGGCGCCTTGGCGCCGGCCTTGTGGATGGCCCGCTTGCACGGGGTGGATATCTTCAAGGTGGGCAGCGGGAACCCCGGCATGACCAACGTTTGGCGGTCACTGGGTTGGAAGCCCGCCTTGCCCGTGGCTTTGCTCGACGCCGGCAAAGGTTTCCTGGCGGTGTGGCTCGCGGTCCGGCTCACCGGCTCCCCGGCTTGGGGATTGGCCGCGGGAGTGGTCGCGGTGCTGAGCCATTCCTTTACCTGCTTCGCCCGTTTCCGGGGCGGGAAAGGCGTGCTCACAAGCTTCGGCGTGTTCCTCTATTTCGCTCCCATCAGCGCCTTGGTTTGCTTGGGGGTCTGGACCCTCATCGTGCTGCGTACCCGCTACGTAAGCCTCGGGTCCATCGTCGCGGCCCTGGTGTTGCCATTCGGGATCCTCGCGGAAGCGCGCCTGCGTCAGAACCCGGACCTCTATCCGGTATTGGCGGTCGGCACCGCCGTAAGCGCCTTCGTACTGTACCGTCACCGTTCCAACATGACCCGGCTGCTCCGGGGCACGGAGAACAAGATAGGGAGCAGAACCGTATGA
- the der gene encoding ribosome biogenesis GTPase Der: protein MQLATVVIVGRPNVGKSSFFNRVLGRRAAVVANRDGVTRDRHYQVAEWNGHYFTVVDTGGFLSKDLDGLNGSVRKQIEVAVAEADVVLFLADGRVGITELDQTFARVIQKSGRPVILVVNKAESRNVALESSVFWNLGLGEPFPISALQGDNVADLLDKVLEYLPTKPRFVPREDKIKVAILGRPNAGKSTMVNALIGEDRVITSAIPGTTRDAIDTEFEWEGRKFVLTDTAGLRRKARVKDEVEYFSNMRALEAIRRSDVCVLLVDALRGMEIQDHRICTLIQEVGKGLIVCLNKWDIVEPGDKTFDHMVKALRQKNPDLEGMPFLSASGLTGKRLVRVLEEIVKVKDNLGRVLGRENVIRYLEETVSQHPHPATSLGPVNLERCCQVLVNPPALAFEISHPERIQTAYVRYLRRRAYEFFQLEGAPIRIWFRSRFKLRTDEDLLSYLHWGNIPEEVRAEWADEEKKLSDGAERQQSAMDSDPDDDFWEDAESKGGRKGDGA, encoded by the coding sequence ATGCAATTAGCCACCGTCGTTATCGTAGGTCGCCCCAACGTGGGCAAGTCCAGCTTTTTCAACCGGGTGCTGGGTCGTCGCGCGGCGGTCGTCGCCAATCGCGATGGCGTGACCCGCGATCGGCATTACCAGGTCGCCGAGTGGAACGGCCATTACTTCACCGTGGTAGATACCGGCGGTTTCCTGTCCAAGGATCTCGATGGCTTGAACGGCTCGGTGCGGAAGCAAATCGAAGTCGCCGTCGCAGAAGCCGATGTGGTGCTTTTCCTGGCGGACGGTCGCGTGGGCATCACCGAGCTCGATCAGACTTTCGCCCGCGTGATCCAGAAGTCGGGACGGCCGGTGATCCTGGTGGTCAACAAAGCCGAGTCCCGGAACGTGGCTTTGGAATCGTCGGTGTTCTGGAACCTGGGGTTGGGGGAGCCGTTCCCCATTTCCGCCCTGCAAGGCGACAACGTGGCGGATCTATTGGATAAGGTGCTGGAGTATTTGCCCACCAAGCCGCGCTTCGTCCCTCGCGAAGATAAGATCAAGGTTGCCATCCTGGGCCGGCCCAATGCCGGCAAGAGCACCATGGTCAATGCCCTGATAGGGGAAGATCGCGTCATCACCTCGGCTATCCCGGGAACCACGCGCGACGCCATCGATACCGAGTTCGAGTGGGAAGGCCGGAAGTTCGTGCTGACGGATACCGCGGGCCTGCGCCGGAAGGCGCGCGTAAAGGACGAGGTGGAGTATTTCTCCAACATGCGCGCCCTGGAAGCGATCCGTCGCAGCGACGTGTGCGTCTTGTTGGTGGATGCCTTGCGGGGGATGGAGATCCAGGATCATCGCATCTGTACCCTGATCCAGGAAGTGGGGAAGGGTCTCATCGTTTGCCTCAATAAGTGGGACATCGTGGAGCCTGGGGATAAAACCTTCGACCATATGGTCAAGGCCCTGCGCCAGAAGAATCCCGATCTAGAAGGGATGCCTTTCCTTTCGGCTTCCGGCTTAACCGGCAAGCGCCTGGTGCGGGTGCTGGAAGAAATCGTGAAGGTGAAGGACAACTTGGGCAGGGTTTTGGGACGCGAGAACGTGATCCGCTACCTCGAAGAGACGGTGTCCCAGCACCCGCATCCGGCTACCTCCCTGGGGCCCGTGAATCTCGAGCGGTGCTGCCAGGTGCTGGTCAATCCGCCGGCTTTGGCTTTCGAGATCAGCCATCCGGAACGGATACAAACGGCCTATGTCCGTTACTTGCGGCGTAGAGCCTACGAATTCTTCCAGCTCGAAGGCGCGCCCATACGCATCTGGTTCCGCAGCCGCTTCAAGCTGCGCACCGACGAGGACCTGTTGAGCTACCTGCATTGGGGCAACATCCCCGAAGAGGTCCGTGCGGAATGGGCCGACGAAGAGAAAAAGCTATCGGACGGGGCCGAACGGCAGCAGTCCGCCATGGACTCCGATCCGGATGACGATTTCTGGGAAGACGCCGAATCGAAGGGCGGCCGTAAGGGAGACGGGGCCTAA
- a CDS encoding PHP domain-containing protein produces the protein MPLKFDFHMHTLDDPYDHHVYHTVFELLDKAASLSYGALAITLHTRQFESEAATRYARERGILLIPGVEQDIEGCHVLLINFPKAAAEQVASFADLKRLKAESARAGGRETLVIAPHPFFPSGVALQEKFWRHGDLFDAVEVSGFYHAKWNPNRKAIAAAEKLGLPLVGNSDTHTIEQFGKTWTEADCPQDADSILRAIKAGRASVKGRALDAGEMGRIGWNVIAKGYMKWINYKRTRNWQPSA, from the coding sequence ATGCCGCTGAAATTCGACTTCCACATGCACACATTGGATGATCCGTACGACCATCATGTGTACCACACCGTTTTCGAATTATTGGACAAAGCAGCCTCCCTCTCTTATGGGGCGCTTGCCATCACCTTGCATACCCGCCAATTCGAAAGCGAAGCCGCTACCCGCTATGCCCGCGAGCGGGGCATTTTGCTCATCCCCGGAGTGGAGCAGGATATCGAGGGTTGCCATGTTCTCCTCATCAATTTCCCCAAAGCGGCGGCCGAGCAGGTCGCTTCCTTCGCCGATCTGAAACGCCTCAAGGCCGAGTCGGCACGCGCGGGCGGACGGGAAACCCTCGTGATCGCCCCCCATCCTTTTTTCCCGAGCGGCGTGGCCTTGCAGGAGAAATTCTGGCGCCACGGCGATTTGTTCGACGCGGTAGAGGTTTCGGGCTTCTACCATGCGAAATGGAATCCCAATCGCAAAGCCATTGCCGCCGCCGAGAAGCTAGGCCTCCCCCTGGTGGGCAATTCCGACACCCATACCATCGAACAATTCGGGAAAACCTGGACCGAAGCCGATTGCCCGCAGGACGCGGACAGCATCTTGAGGGCGATCAAAGCGGGTCGGGCCAGCGTGAAGGGCCGGGCCTTGGACGCGGGCGAGATGGGCCGCATAGGCTGGAACGTCATCGCCAAAGGCTATATGAAATGGATCAACTACAAACGCACCCGGAATTGGCAGCCATCCGCTTGA
- a CDS encoding 4-hydroxybenzoate octaprenyltransferase, translating to MSSFKHYFALVRFSHTLFALPFALAAMLWAANGLPSGRIFLLILVCMVTCRNAAMAFNRLADAAFDKENPRTARRHLPTGVLSRAQVIGFLVANAAVFVITTWFVNRLAFALALPTLVAVCGYSLTKRFSSLSHFFLGLAIGISPVGAWIAVRGDSILSALAERRWPADGAAPLLLCLSLWLWIAGFDIIYATQDHEFDKARGLHSLVVRLGVASALTVSKATHLAMWLCLAALGWYGQLGLPYWTCLAAVAALLLYLHLFRRSASLDSLNQDFFLANIAVSVIVLIGIGARFH from the coding sequence ATGAGCTCGTTCAAGCATTATTTCGCGCTCGTCCGCTTCTCCCACACCTTGTTCGCCCTGCCCTTCGCTTTGGCCGCCATGCTCTGGGCCGCGAACGGCCTGCCATCCGGACGCATCTTCCTGCTGATCCTGGTTTGCATGGTGACCTGCCGGAACGCGGCCATGGCCTTCAACCGCCTCGCCGATGCGGCCTTCGACAAGGAGAATCCGCGCACGGCCAGGCGCCATCTGCCCACGGGCGTCCTCTCGCGCGCGCAAGTCATCGGGTTCCTGGTGGCGAACGCCGCGGTCTTCGTCATTACCACTTGGTTCGTGAACCGCCTGGCCTTCGCCTTGGCCTTGCCCACCTTGGTGGCGGTTTGCGGTTATTCCCTGACCAAGCGCTTCAGCTCGCTATCGCATTTCTTCCTGGGGCTGGCCATCGGCATCTCGCCCGTGGGCGCATGGATAGCGGTGCGCGGGGACTCCATCTTATCCGCTTTGGCGGAAAGGCGATGGCCGGCGGACGGGGCCGCCCCGTTGCTCTTGTGCCTCTCCCTATGGCTCTGGATCGCCGGCTTCGACATCATCTACGCCACCCAGGATCACGAATTCGACAAGGCTCGCGGCCTCCACTCCCTGGTGGTCCGGCTCGGGGTCGCCTCCGCCCTCACGGTGTCCAAAGCGACCCACCTGGCGATGTGGCTATGCCTGGCCGCTTTGGGCTGGTACGGCCAGTTGGGCCTGCCGTACTGGACTTGCCTTGCCGCCGTGGCGGCGTTGCTGCTGTACCTTCATCTTTTCCGCCGCAGTGCGTCCCTCGATTCCCTGAACCAGGATTTCTTCCTCGCCAACATCGCCGTGAGCGTAATCGTTCTGATCGGGATCGGCGCCCGCTTCCATTGA
- a CDS encoding UbiX family flavin prenyltransferase: MGRYVIGVTGASGSIYADRLLMHLKALGHETHVVFTETGKKVCAFEGFPGIAGRADKVHDNKDFFAPFASGSWRHDGMAVVPCSMGSLAKIAHGIGDSLLTRAADVCLKEKYRLVIVPRETPMSALHLRNQESLASLGAVILPASPAFYLKPATIEDLVDTVLARVLDHLGLHDHPVGERWREM, from the coding sequence ATGGGACGTTATGTGATCGGGGTGACGGGCGCTTCCGGATCGATTTATGCCGATCGCCTGCTCATGCATTTGAAAGCCCTGGGGCATGAGACGCATGTGGTCTTCACGGAAACCGGCAAGAAGGTTTGCGCCTTCGAAGGTTTCCCCGGGATCGCCGGGCGCGCCGATAAGGTCCACGACAACAAGGATTTCTTCGCCCCGTTCGCGAGCGGATCCTGGCGCCACGATGGCATGGCGGTAGTCCCCTGCTCCATGGGAAGCTTGGCGAAAATCGCCCACGGCATCGGCGATAGCCTGCTCACGCGCGCCGCGGACGTATGCCTCAAGGAGAAATACCGCTTGGTGATCGTGCCCCGGGAAACGCCCATGAGCGCCTTGCATTTGCGCAACCAGGAGAGCCTGGCTTCGCTAGGGGCGGTCATACTGCCGGCGTCCCCGGCCTTCTACCTTAAGCCCGCGACCATCGAGGATCTGGTCGACACCGTGTTGGCGCGCGTTCTCGATCATCTCGGATTGCACGATCACCCCGTCGGCGAACGCTGGCGGGAAATGTGA